ATCCGCAGTCCATGCACAGCACCTGATCGGCGCGGCCGTGCAGGTCGATCACCTGGCGGCTGCCGGCGCGCTGGTGCAGGCGGTCGACATTCTGCGTGACCAGCAGTTCGGCGTGCGTGCGCCGCTCCAGTTCCGCCAAGTGGTGGTGGGCCGGGTTGGGGCGCGAGCGCTGCATCACCGGCCAGCCGATCAGGCTGCGGCCCCAATAGCGCTGGCGGGTGTGCAGGCTCTGCATAAAGTCGCGGTGTTGTACCGGCTGTTTGCGTTTCCAGGCGCCGTTGTGATCGCGGTAGTCGGGAATGCCGGAATCGGTGCTGACGCCGGCCCCGGTCAGGAGCAGCAGGCGCGGGTGGCGCCGGATAAACGCGGCCAGGCGGTCGGCGGCCTCTGCGGCGTCGAGTGGTGGCGGGGCTGGCGGCGTGCTGGAGTGGTTCGAAGTCATGGCGGGTAACATCTGCTCTGTTGCGACCAACCATAACCGAGCGGGCGCCGGCGTCAAATAGGCGGCGGTCTGATCAGCCCGCGCACCGGCTCAGAAGGCGCGCGCGGTCAGGTACA
This region of Microbulbifer sp. SAOS-129_SWC genomic DNA includes:
- a CDS encoding NAD-dependent protein deacetylase, whose product is MTSNHSSTPPAPPPLDAAEAADRLAAFIRRHPRLLLLTGAGVSTDSGIPDYRDHNGAWKRKQPVQHRDFMQSLHTRQRYWGRSLIGWPVMQRSRPNPAHHHLAELERRTHAELLVTQNVDRLHQRAGSRQVIDLHGRADQVLCMDCGFRCARGEVHERSHSLNPDFRQYRADTAPDGDADLEVDFSRFRIVDCPHCGGILKPDVVFFGDTVPRQRVDRALEALQASDGLLVVGSSLMVYSGFRFCRYAREWRKPMAALTLGRTRADELLDLKLNARIGESLAATLALL